In one window of Camelina sativa cultivar DH55 chromosome 15, Cs, whole genome shotgun sequence DNA:
- the LOC104745700 gene encoding subtilisin-like protease SBT1.5 isoform X3: protein MAFFFFFLILSTLLSPSSSSSTNDLNSLTYIIHVDHEAKPSIFPTHRHWYTSSLTSLTSTTPSIIHTYDTVFHGFSARLTSQDAAQLLNHPHVISVIPEQVRHLHTTRSPEFLGLRSTDKAGLLEESDFGSDLVIGVIDTGIWPERPSFDDRGLGPVPIRWKGQCIASQDFPTTACNRKLVGARFFCGGYEATNGKMNETTEFRSPRDSDGHGTHTASISAGRYVFPASTLGYARGLAAGMAPKARLAAYKVCWNSGCYDSDILAAFDTAVADGVDVISLSVGGVVVPYYLDAIAIGAFGAIDRGIFVSASAGNGGPGALTVTNVAPWMTTVGAGTIDRDFPANVKLGNGKMISGVSVYGGPGLDPGRMYPLVYGGSLLGGDGYSSSLCLEGSLDPNLVKGKIVLCDRGINSRATKGEIVRKNGGLGMIIANGVFDGEGLVADCHVLPATSIGASGGDEIRRYISESSKSRSSKKPTATIVFKGTRLGIRPAPVVASFSARGPNPETPDILKPDVIAPGLNILAAWPDRIGPSGVSSDNRRTEFNILSGTSMACPHVSGLAALLKASHPDWSPAAIRSALMTTAYRVDNRGEAMMDESTGNTSSVMDYGSGHVHPTKAMDPGLVYDITSYDYINFLCNSNYTGANIVTITRRKADCDGARRAGHVGNLNYPSFSVVFQQYGEMKMSTHFIRTVTNVGDSDSVYEIKIRPPRGTTVTVEPEKLSFRRVGQKLSFVVRVKTTEVKLSPGATSVETGHIVWSDGKRNVTSPLVVTLQQPL from the exons atggctttcttcttcttcttccttatccTCTCGACTCTTCTttccccatcttcttcttcctctaccaACGACCTAAACTCCTTGACTTACATCATCCACGTCGACCACGAAGCTAAACCTTCAATCTTCCCAACTCACCGTCACTGGTACACTTCCTCACTCACCTCACTCACATCCACCACTCCCTCCATCATCCACACATACGACACCGTTTTCCACGGCTTCTCCGCAAGACTCACTTCACAAGACGCTGCTCAGCTTTTAAACCATCCTCATGTCATCTCCGTTATCCCCGAGCAAGTCCGTCACTTGCACACCACTCGTTCCCCTGAGTTTCTTGGTCTTCGGTCCACCGACAAAGCGGGTCTTCTAGAAGAGTCCGATTTCGGGTCGGATCTTGTAATCGGAGTAATCGATACGGGTATTTGGCCCGAAAGACCAAGCTTTGATGACCGTGGTCTTGGCCCTGTTCCCATTAGATGGAAAG GCCAATGTATCGCTTCTCAAGATTTCCCTACAACGGCTTGTAACCGTAAACTCGTCGGAGCTAGATTCTTCTGCGGCGGTTACGAAGCAACCAACGGGAAGATGAACGAAACGACTGAGTTTCGCTCCCCGCGTGACTCAGATGGACATGGAACCCACACTGCTTCGATCTCCGCCGGCCGTTACGTTTTTCCGGCGTCGACGCTCGGCTACGCTCGCGGCCTCGCTGCTGGTATGGCTCCGAAAGCTAGACTCGCCGCGTACAAAGTCTGTTGGAACTCCGGCTGTTACGACTCCGATATCTTAGCTGCTTTCGACACCGCCGTCGCTGACGGTGTCGATGTCATCTCTCTCTCCGTCGGAGGCGTCGTGGTTCCTTATTACCTAGACGCAATCGCCATTGGAGCTTTCGGAGCTATTGACAGAGGTATCTTCGTCTCTGCTTCCGCCGGAAACGGAGGTCCCGGTGCTTTGACGGTGACTAACGTTGCTCCGTGGATGACTACAGTCGGAGCAGGAACAATCGATAGGGATTTTCCGGCGAATGTGAAGCTCGGTAACGGGAAGATGATTTCAGGTGTTAGTGTTTACGGTGGACCGGGTCTGGATCCGGGTCGAATGTACCCGTTAGTTTACGGTGGTAGTTTACTCGGTGGTGACGGTTACTCTTCGTCTCTGTGTCTCGAAGGCTCGTTGGATCCGAATTTGGTTAAGGGAAAGATCGTTCTTTGTGATAGAGGAATCAACTCTAGAGCAACCAAAGGTGAGATCGTGAGAAAAAACGGAGGCTTGGGGATGATTATAGCGAACGGTGTGTTCGACGGCGAAGGTTTAGTCGCCGATTGCCACGTGTTACCGGCTACATCTATTGGTGCTTCTGGTGGAGATGAGATACGAAGGTACATCTCTGAATCGTCTAAGTCTCGTTCATCGAAGAAACCAACGGCTACGATTGTTTTCAAAGGGACTCGACTTGGGATACGACCTGCTCCGGTTGTTGCATCTTTCTCTGCTCGTGGACCTAATCCAGAGACGCCGGATATTCTTAAACCGGATGTAATCGCACCCGGTTTGAACATTTTAGCTGCTTGGCCTGACCGGATTGGTCCATCGGGTGTTTCTTCTGATAACCGGAGAACGGAGTTCAATATTTTGTCAGGTACTTCAATGGCGTGTCCCCACGTGTCCGGTTTAGCTGCTCTGCTTAAGGCGTCTCATCCGGATTGGAGTCCTGCGGCGATAAGATCAGCATTGATGACAACGGCTTACAGGGTTGATAACCGCGGTGAGGCTATGATGGATGAGTCCACTGGCAATACATCTTCGGTTATGGATTATGGTTCGGGTCATGTTCACCCAACCAAAGCTATGGATCCGGGATTGGTTTACGATATAACATCTTATGATTATATCAACTTCTTGTGTAACTCTAACTACACGGGAGCCAACATTGTGACAATAACCCGTCGCAAAGCGGACTGTGATGGTGCGAGACGAGCGGGACATGTTGGGAATTTGAACTACCCGTCGTTTTCAGTCGTGTTTCAGCAGTATGGAGAGATGAAAATGTCGACACATTTCATTAGGACAGTGACTAATGTAGGCGACTCTGATTCGGTTTATGAGATTAAGATTAGGCCGCCGAGAGGGACTACGGTGACGGTTGAGCCGGAGAAGCTATCGTTCAGACGGGTCGGGCAGAAACTGAGTTTTGTTGTTAGGGTAAAGACCACAGAGGTGAAGCTGTCACCAGGAGCGACAAGTGTGGAGACTGGTCATATAGTTTGGTCAGATGGGAAACGAAATGTGACAAGTCCCTTGGTGGTCACTCTTCAACAACCTTTGTGA
- the LOC104748184 gene encoding pectinesterase 2.2-like — protein sequence MESSRRIVVIMIILTAHASLLGGQGSDPVWLSSEKKEMIHCDLKAKATVSLDGTGDHRTITEAPAAVPENNVSPYVIHVKEGVYKENVKVSKKHVVMFGDGSHKTVVVGNMSRVDFPDLATFETATFSVLRDNFVVKDMMFRNVAGPEKHQAVAFHSKSSFFRDHYATTATFGTGGNCYSASDKPIQVYTRRKNRGIGARADEEGDTCE from the exons ATGGAGTCAAGCCGACGCATTGTTGTTATCATGATCATTTTAACAGCTCATGCTAGTTTACTTGGGGGACAAGGATCTGATCCCGTTTGGCTTTCCagtgagaagaaggagatgatcCATTGTGACTTAAAAGCTAAAGCAACCGTGTCCCTAGATGGTACCGGAGACCACCGCACCATCACGGAAGCACCGGCGGCGGTACCTGAAAACAACGTCTCCCCATACGTCATACATGTCAAGGAAGGAGTTTACAAAGAAAACGTCAAAGTGTCCAAAAAACATGTTGTGATGTTTGGCGACGGAAGCCACAAAACGGTCGTCGTCGGCAACATGAGTCGAGTTGATTTTCCCGATTTGGCTACTTTCGAGACAGCGACGTTCT CGGTTCTCAGAGACAATTTCGTGGTAAAGGATATGATGTTTCGTAATGTGGCCGGACCGGAGAAACACCAAGCTGTCGCTTTCCACAGCAAGTCCTCCTTTTTCCGTGAT CATTATGCCACGACAGCCACTTTTGGGACAGGTGGTAACTGTTACAGTGCAAGTGATAAGCCTATACAAGTGTATACTAGAAGGAAGAACAGAGGAATTGGAGCACGTGCGGACGAAGAGGGAGACACGTGCGAGTAA
- the LOC104748185 gene encoding protein LURP-one-related 11-like, translating to MVKIHPDDVTTTSGAGEETISPYLTTEPESFTIWMKSLVFNTNGCTVFNSKGRIIYRVDNYNSKSCREVYLMDLSGHVLFTLRRQKFGLFKTWEGYRSSSGTTEATTKLEYFRVKNKVFQIPNKDSSSSYRVVAGSCRNDEQYCYRMVNRGASLVIEDNSGKLLAEVKRKQSRNGLKLGEDVLTMTVESQVDHSFIVGLVLAHSLINCIL from the exons ATGGTGAAGATTCATCCCGATGATGTGACGACAACCTCCGGCGCTGGAGAAGAAACAATTTCGCCGTACTTGACGACGGAGCCAGAGAGTTTCACGATTTGGATGAAGTCGTTGGTGTTCAACACAAATGGCTGCACCGTCTTCAATTCCAAAGGAAGGATTATTTATCGTGTAGACAATTATAATTCTAAGAGCTGCCGTGAAGTTTATCTCATGGATTTGTCCGGTCATGTCTTGTTTACCTTACGTAGACAG aaATTTGGATTATTCAAGACTTGGGAAGGATATAGATCATCATCGGGAACTACCgaagcaacaacaaaactagAATATTTTCGCgtgaaaaataaagtttttcaGATTCCGAATAAAGATTCATCGTCTTCGTATAGAGTCGTCGCGGGATCGTGTAGAAACGATGAACAATATTGTTATAGGATGGTAAATCGCGGAGCAAGTTTAGTGATCGAAGACAATAGTGGGAAATTATTGGCAGAAGTGAAGAGAAAACAATCGAGGAATGGTTTGAAGTTAGGAGAAGATGTTTTGACGATGACGGTGGAGTCACAAGTTGATCATTCTTTCATCGTTGGACTTGTTTTAGCTCATAGCCTAATCAATTGTATACTGTAA
- the LOC104745700 gene encoding subtilisin-like protease SBT1.5 isoform X2, with amino-acid sequence MAFFFFFLILSTLLSPSSSSSTNDLNSLTYIIHVDHEAKPSIFPTHRHWYTSSLTSLTSTTPSIIHTYDTVFHGFSARLTSQDAAQLLNHPHVISVIPEQVRHLHTTRSPEFLGLRSTDKAGLLEESDFGSDLVIGVIDTGIWPERPSFDDRGLGPVPIRWKGQCIASQDFPTTACNRKLVGARFFCGGYEATNGKMNETTEFRSPRDSDGHGTHTASISAGRYVFPASTLGYARGLAAGMAPKARLAAYKVCWNSGCYDSDILAAFDTAVADGVDVISLSVGGVVVPYYLDAIAIGAFGAIDRGIFVSASAGNGGPGALTVTNVAPWMTTVGAGTIDRDFPANVKLGNGKMISGVSVYGGPGLDPGRMYPLVYGGSLLGGDGYSSSLCLEGSLDPNLVKGKIVLCDRGINSRATKGEIVRKNGGLGMIIANGVFDGEGLVADCHVLPATSIGASGGDEIRRYISESSKSRSSKKPTATIVFKGTRLGIRPAPVVASFSARGPNPETPDILKPDVIAPGLNILAAWPDRIGPSGVSSDNRRTEFNILSGTSMACPHVSGLAALLKASHPDWSPAAIRSALMTTAYRVDNRGEAMMDESTGNTSSVMDYGSGHVHPTKAMDPGLVYDITSYDYINFLCNSNYTGANIVTITRRKADCDGARRAGHVGNLNYPSFSVVFQQYGEMKMSTHFIRTVTNVGDSDSVYEIKIRPPRGTTVTVEPEKLSFRRVGQKLSFVVRVKTTEVKLSPGATSVETGHIVWSDGKRNVTSPLVVTLQQPL; translated from the exons atggctttcttcttcttcttccttatccTCTCGACTCTTCTttccccatcttcttcttcctctaccaACGACCTAAACTCCTTGACTTACATCATCCACGTCGACCACGAAGCTAAACCTTCAATCTTCCCAACTCACCGTCACTGGTACACTTCCTCACTCACCTCACTCACATCCACCACTCCCTCCATCATCCACACATACGACACCGTTTTCCACGGCTTCTCCGCAAGACTCACTTCACAAGACGCTGCTCAGCTTTTAAACCATCCTCATGTCATCTCCGTTATCCCCGAGCAAGTCCGTCACTTGCACACCACTCGTTCCCCTGAGTTTCTTGGTCTTCGGTCCACCGACAAAGCGGGTCTTCTAGAAGAGTCCGATTTCGG GTCGGATCTTGTAATCGGAGTAATCGATACGGGTATTTGGCCCGAAAGACCAAGCTTTGATGACCGTGGTCTTGGCCCTGTTCCCATTAGATGGAAAGGCCAATGTATCGCTTCTCAAGATTTCCCTACAACGGCTTGTAACCGTAAACTCGTCGGAGCTAGATTCTTCTGCGGCGGTTACGAAGCAACCAACGGGAAGATGAACGAAACGACTGAGTTTCGCTCCCCGCGTGACTCAGATGGACATGGAACCCACACTGCTTCGATCTCCGCCGGCCGTTACGTTTTTCCGGCGTCGACGCTCGGCTACGCTCGCGGCCTCGCTGCTGGTATGGCTCCGAAAGCTAGACTCGCCGCGTACAAAGTCTGTTGGAACTCCGGCTGTTACGACTCCGATATCTTAGCTGCTTTCGACACCGCCGTCGCTGACGGTGTCGATGTCATCTCTCTCTCCGTCGGAGGCGTCGTGGTTCCTTATTACCTAGACGCAATCGCCATTGGAGCTTTCGGAGCTATTGACAGAGGTATCTTCGTCTCTGCTTCCGCCGGAAACGGAGGTCCCGGTGCTTTGACGGTGACTAACGTTGCTCCGTGGATGACTACAGTCGGAGCAGGAACAATCGATAGGGATTTTCCGGCGAATGTGAAGCTCGGTAACGGGAAGATGATTTCAGGTGTTAGTGTTTACGGTGGACCGGGTCTGGATCCGGGTCGAATGTACCCGTTAGTTTACGGTGGTAGTTTACTCGGTGGTGACGGTTACTCTTCGTCTCTGTGTCTCGAAGGCTCGTTGGATCCGAATTTGGTTAAGGGAAAGATCGTTCTTTGTGATAGAGGAATCAACTCTAGAGCAACCAAAGGTGAGATCGTGAGAAAAAACGGAGGCTTGGGGATGATTATAGCGAACGGTGTGTTCGACGGCGAAGGTTTAGTCGCCGATTGCCACGTGTTACCGGCTACATCTATTGGTGCTTCTGGTGGAGATGAGATACGAAGGTACATCTCTGAATCGTCTAAGTCTCGTTCATCGAAGAAACCAACGGCTACGATTGTTTTCAAAGGGACTCGACTTGGGATACGACCTGCTCCGGTTGTTGCATCTTTCTCTGCTCGTGGACCTAATCCAGAGACGCCGGATATTCTTAAACCGGATGTAATCGCACCCGGTTTGAACATTTTAGCTGCTTGGCCTGACCGGATTGGTCCATCGGGTGTTTCTTCTGATAACCGGAGAACGGAGTTCAATATTTTGTCAGGTACTTCAATGGCGTGTCCCCACGTGTCCGGTTTAGCTGCTCTGCTTAAGGCGTCTCATCCGGATTGGAGTCCTGCGGCGATAAGATCAGCATTGATGACAACGGCTTACAGGGTTGATAACCGCGGTGAGGCTATGATGGATGAGTCCACTGGCAATACATCTTCGGTTATGGATTATGGTTCGGGTCATGTTCACCCAACCAAAGCTATGGATCCGGGATTGGTTTACGATATAACATCTTATGATTATATCAACTTCTTGTGTAACTCTAACTACACGGGAGCCAACATTGTGACAATAACCCGTCGCAAAGCGGACTGTGATGGTGCGAGACGAGCGGGACATGTTGGGAATTTGAACTACCCGTCGTTTTCAGTCGTGTTTCAGCAGTATGGAGAGATGAAAATGTCGACACATTTCATTAGGACAGTGACTAATGTAGGCGACTCTGATTCGGTTTATGAGATTAAGATTAGGCCGCCGAGAGGGACTACGGTGACGGTTGAGCCGGAGAAGCTATCGTTCAGACGGGTCGGGCAGAAACTGAGTTTTGTTGTTAGGGTAAAGACCACAGAGGTGAAGCTGTCACCAGGAGCGACAAGTGTGGAGACTGGTCATATAGTTTGGTCAGATGGGAAACGAAATGTGACAAGTCCCTTGGTGGTCACTCTTCAACAACCTTTGTGA
- the LOC104745700 gene encoding subtilisin-like protease SBT1.5 isoform X1: protein MAFFFFFLILSTLLSPSSSSSTNDLNSLTYIIHVDHEAKPSIFPTHRHWYTSSLTSLTSTTPSIIHTYDTVFHGFSARLTSQDAAQLLNHPHVISVIPEQVRHLHTTRSPEFLGLRSTDKAGLLEESDFGSDLVIGVIDTGIWPERPSFDDRGLGPVPIRWKGQCIASQDFPTTACNRKLVGARFFCGGYEATNGKMNETTEFRSPRDSDGHGTHTASISAGRYVFPASTLGYARGLAAGMAPKARLAAYKVCWNSGCYDSDILAAFDTAVADGVDVISLSVGGVVVPYYLDAIAIGAFGAIDRGIFVSASAGNGGPGALTVTNVAPWMTTVGAGTIDRDFPANVKLGNGKMISGVSVYGGPGLDPGRMYPLVYGGSLLGGDGYSSSLCLEGSLDPNLVKGKIVLCDRGINSRATKGEIVRKNGGLGMIIANGVFDGEGLVADCHVLPATSIGASGGDEIRRYISESSKSRSSKKPTATIVFKGTRLGIRPAPVVASFSARGPNPETPDILKPDVIAPGLNILAAWPDRIGPSGVSSDNRRTEFNILSGTSMACPHVSGLAALLKASHPDWSPAAIRSALMTTAYRVDNRGEAMMDESTGNTSSVMDYGSGHVHPTKAMDPGLVYDITSYDYINFLCNSNYTGANIVTITRRKADCDGARRAGHVGNLNYPSFSVVFQQYGEMKMSTHFIRTVTNVGDSDSVYEIKIRPPRGTTVTVEPEKLSFRRVGQKLSFVVRVKTTEVKLSPGATSVETGHIVWSDGKRNVTSPLVVTLQQPL from the exons atggctttcttcttcttcttccttatccTCTCGACTCTTCTttccccatcttcttcttcctctaccaACGACCTAAACTCCTTGACTTACATCATCCACGTCGACCACGAAGCTAAACCTTCAATCTTCCCAACTCACCGTCACTGGTACACTTCCTCACTCACCTCACTCACATCCACCACTCCCTCCATCATCCACACATACGACACCGTTTTCCACGGCTTCTCCGCAAGACTCACTTCACAAGACGCTGCTCAGCTTTTAAACCATCCTCATGTCATCTCCGTTATCCCCGAGCAAGTCCGTCACTTGCACACCACTCGTTCCCCTGAGTTTCTTGGTCTTCGGTCCACCGACAAAGCGGGTCTTCTAGAAGAGTCCGATTTCGGGTCGGATCTTGTAATCGGAGTAATCGATACGGGTATTTGGCCCGAAAGACCAAGCTTTGATGACCGTGGTCTTGGCCCTGTTCCCATTAGATGGAAAGGCCAATGTATCGCTTCTCAAGATTTCCCTACAACGGCTTGTAACCGTAAACTCGTCGGAGCTAGATTCTTCTGCGGCGGTTACGAAGCAACCAACGGGAAGATGAACGAAACGACTGAGTTTCGCTCCCCGCGTGACTCAGATGGACATGGAACCCACACTGCTTCGATCTCCGCCGGCCGTTACGTTTTTCCGGCGTCGACGCTCGGCTACGCTCGCGGCCTCGCTGCTGGTATGGCTCCGAAAGCTAGACTCGCCGCGTACAAAGTCTGTTGGAACTCCGGCTGTTACGACTCCGATAT CTTAGCTGCTTTCGACACCGCCGTCGCTGACGGTGTCGATGTCATCTCTCTCTCCGTCGGAGGCGTCGTGGTTCCTTATTACCTAGACGCAATCGCCATTGGAGCTTTCGGAGCTATTGACAGAGGTATCTTCGTCTCTGCTTCCGCCGGAAACGGAGGTCCCGGTGCTTTGACGGTGACTAACGTTGCTCCGTGGATGACTACAGTCGGAGCAGGAACAATCGATAGGGATTTTCCGGCGAATGTGAAGCTCGGTAACGGGAAGATGATTTCAGGTGTTAGTGTTTACGGTGGACCGGGTCTGGATCCGGGTCGAATGTACCCGTTAGTTTACGGTGGTAGTTTACTCGGTGGTGACGGTTACTCTTCGTCTCTGTGTCTCGAAGGCTCGTTGGATCCGAATTTGGTTAAGGGAAAGATCGTTCTTTGTGATAGAGGAATCAACTCTAGAGCAACCAAAGGTGAGATCGTGAGAAAAAACGGAGGCTTGGGGATGATTATAGCGAACGGTGTGTTCGACGGCGAAGGTTTAGTCGCCGATTGCCACGTGTTACCGGCTACATCTATTGGTGCTTCTGGTGGAGATGAGATACGAAGGTACATCTCTGAATCGTCTAAGTCTCGTTCATCGAAGAAACCAACGGCTACGATTGTTTTCAAAGGGACTCGACTTGGGATACGACCTGCTCCGGTTGTTGCATCTTTCTCTGCTCGTGGACCTAATCCAGAGACGCCGGATATTCTTAAACCGGATGTAATCGCACCCGGTTTGAACATTTTAGCTGCTTGGCCTGACCGGATTGGTCCATCGGGTGTTTCTTCTGATAACCGGAGAACGGAGTTCAATATTTTGTCAGGTACTTCAATGGCGTGTCCCCACGTGTCCGGTTTAGCTGCTCTGCTTAAGGCGTCTCATCCGGATTGGAGTCCTGCGGCGATAAGATCAGCATTGATGACAACGGCTTACAGGGTTGATAACCGCGGTGAGGCTATGATGGATGAGTCCACTGGCAATACATCTTCGGTTATGGATTATGGTTCGGGTCATGTTCACCCAACCAAAGCTATGGATCCGGGATTGGTTTACGATATAACATCTTATGATTATATCAACTTCTTGTGTAACTCTAACTACACGGGAGCCAACATTGTGACAATAACCCGTCGCAAAGCGGACTGTGATGGTGCGAGACGAGCGGGACATGTTGGGAATTTGAACTACCCGTCGTTTTCAGTCGTGTTTCAGCAGTATGGAGAGATGAAAATGTCGACACATTTCATTAGGACAGTGACTAATGTAGGCGACTCTGATTCGGTTTATGAGATTAAGATTAGGCCGCCGAGAGGGACTACGGTGACGGTTGAGCCGGAGAAGCTATCGTTCAGACGGGTCGGGCAGAAACTGAGTTTTGTTGTTAGGGTAAAGACCACAGAGGTGAAGCTGTCACCAGGAGCGACAAGTGTGGAGACTGGTCATATAGTTTGGTCAGATGGGAAACGAAATGTGACAAGTCCCTTGGTGGTCACTCTTCAACAACCTTTGTGA